In Caldicellulosiruptor morganii, the following proteins share a genomic window:
- the cas4 gene encoding CRISPR-associated protein Cas4 — protein MEYIQEYSELKFQGIKINYLYVCKRKLWLFSKNITFENWSDRVLLGKILHEYSYPKEETKEVLIDNLIRIDILSDGAVREVKHSSKMKEADIMQVMYYLYYLKQKGIQKQGIINYPKERRKEVLDLTPEYEEKVKQALKEIEEITKKPVPPPATKQRICKSCAYFEFCWG, from the coding sequence ATGGAATATATACAAGAATATTCTGAACTCAAATTCCAGGGTATAAAAATAAACTATCTTTACGTTTGCAAACGCAAGCTCTGGCTTTTTAGCAAAAATATAACATTTGAAAATTGGTCTGACAGAGTTCTGCTTGGCAAAATCTTGCATGAATATTCTTATCCCAAAGAAGAGACAAAAGAGGTTTTGATAGACAATCTGATAAGGATTGACATTCTATCGGATGGTGCAGTGAGAGAGGTAAAACACAGCAGCAAAATGAAAGAGGCAGACATTATGCAGGTTATGTACTATCTTTACTATTTGAAACAGAAAGGGATACAAAAACAGGGGATAATCAATTACCCGAAAGAAAGAAGAAAAGAGGTGCTGGATCTTACACCTGAGTATGAGGAAAAAGTAAAGCAGGCTTTAAAGGAGATAGAAGAAATCACAAAAAAACCTGTCCCACCGCCTGCAACAAAACAGAGAATTTGCAAAAGCTGTGCATATTTTGAGTTTTGCTGGGGGTAG
- the cas5b gene encoding type I-B CRISPR-associated protein Cas5b, whose protein sequence is MSYEKIKALKIKIYQPQAHYRIPFSYQRRHTYPLPPYSTVMGLVANVLGIKNLPGQEEPCTKENCGCAYCNYKMIKIGVCGNFKSKSIEYTWLRNLNKEYHIKRFGTVANRNVAGHIEHIGGQSPCSIDILNDVRIFVYLYHHDNSFLNEIKWSFENMEKKSSILHLGRAEDWIVIEDLKEVELSVEEINGNYRQFFWIPERIFGTGFGEEFKKVSGLVYSLPTFYRIINGSRNFYYMKSKLNDGNMGDIFAYFDHEEKIPVFFADLKGDKNE, encoded by the coding sequence ATGAGTTATGAAAAAATTAAAGCGTTGAAAATAAAAATATATCAGCCACAGGCACACTATAGAATACCCTTTAGTTACCAAAGGCGACATACTTATCCGCTTCCCCCATATTCAACAGTTATGGGACTTGTAGCAAATGTTCTTGGTATAAAGAATTTACCAGGGCAGGAAGAGCCATGTACAAAAGAAAATTGCGGGTGTGCTTACTGCAATTATAAAATGATTAAGATAGGGGTTTGTGGAAACTTTAAATCTAAAAGCATAGAGTATACGTGGCTTAGAAATTTAAACAAAGAATACCATATAAAAAGATTTGGTACAGTAGCAAATAGAAACGTAGCGGGACATATTGAGCATATTGGAGGCCAGTCACCGTGTTCAATTGATATTTTGAATGATGTTCGCATTTTTGTTTATTTATATCATCATGATAATTCATTCCTGAATGAGATAAAATGGAGTTTTGAAAATATGGAAAAAAAATCATCAATTCTTCATTTGGGAAGAGCCGAGGATTGGATAGTAATAGAAGACCTAAAGGAAGTGGAACTAAGCGTCGAAGAAATAAACGGTAATTATAGGCAATTTTTTTGGATTCCTGAAAGAATTTTTGGGACAGGATTTGGAGAAGAATTTAAAAAAGTAAGTGGATTAGTTTATAGTCTACCCACCTTTTACAGGATAATAAATGGATCAAGAAATTTTTATTATATGAAATCAAAACTTAATGATGGGAATATGGGAGACATATTTGCTTATTTTGACCATGAAGAAAAAATCCCGGTATTTTTTGCTGACCTGAAGGGGGATAAAAATGAGTGA
- a CDS encoding CRISPR-associated helicase/endonuclease Cas3 — protein MSEIWAKSSYDDINKQTITLSKHVSDVLEVFKNIEIKIKNKSLIDATKIAIYLHDLGKVLPSFQIKVLKNKMYQPWDICYEVPHSLFSIFWIDINKLKEKLNGEDYLNFVISAVAYHHWRERFDDFISKENEMLKKLCKLIIDKWGEHLQNNLDNEYEKISNHGEYKDLITLNRKWLNSIINGRILLDLAIPPYKFDYEPLRREVNKEWILVAGFLQRCDHYASWCEEEGKEEELDKVEIDPMNKNAIDSSILTKVGESAWQFVALNNKLDKNIILIAPTGYGKTEFAFLWSNGEKFFYTLPIRSAVNNTYERAKGIFGDDKTGVLHSDIDLYLLNKASDEADVMKIYELAKQLSYPAIISTGDQFFPYALRPPGFEKLFATLSYSRLVIDEIQAYDPKACAIITKFIEMLYKIGGKFLLMTATMPKFIEHRIRELIPSFNDQVEEVNIYKKEKRHLEKIYKHKLRLELIKSKTDSTADFRLPEEKIDEILEQAKRGKRVLVILNTVAFAQEVYKKLKEKASGEIRNNIFLLHSRFTLNDKEIKEREYIKSFYNPKSVHENVGKILVSTQVVEASLDIDADVLFTEICPLDALVQRMGRVLRRYFYRNGKVINKSNNDEHELSEMFKAFEKEPSGEPNVHVFIFDDKLQSGGDLVYPKELVKLSLAWLWKESQKNNLDTLLNEVSQFKEDDIDYDKKIEEKIFQQEFLDLLENISQKSGKKKNKKNQESNVYDTIVENNDWLSKIDKTEIELSEYEKYVLVSLFYSTLKQNGTYLRSYYDTLDILEAGWMSEKKSEAEKIFRNIFSLQVVPEEYLEKFEADILNFISKEEATPSEKKLLFTRFKKDVLAKYVVNQPFERGLTPVIKRLNLKFNNNNWEIRLQRWLSDIYVSSHKYNEELGLLKNERYDIENYIV, from the coding sequence ATGAGTGAAATTTGGGCAAAATCAAGTTATGATGATATAAACAAGCAGACAATAACTTTATCAAAGCATGTCTCTGATGTTTTAGAAGTATTTAAAAATATAGAGATAAAAATCAAAAATAAGTCATTAATTGATGCGACAAAAATTGCAATATATTTACATGACCTTGGAAAAGTGTTGCCCTCTTTTCAGATTAAAGTTCTCAAAAATAAAATGTATCAACCATGGGATATATGTTATGAAGTTCCTCATTCTCTGTTTTCTATTTTTTGGATTGATATAAACAAATTAAAAGAAAAGCTTAATGGTGAGGATTATTTGAATTTTGTCATTTCAGCTGTTGCATATCATCATTGGAGAGAGAGGTTTGATGACTTTATTTCAAAAGAAAATGAGATGCTCAAAAAACTATGTAAATTGATAATTGATAAGTGGGGAGAACATTTGCAGAACAATCTTGACAATGAATATGAAAAAATTTCTAATCATGGTGAATACAAAGACTTAATAACTCTCAACCGAAAATGGCTTAATAGTATAATAAATGGAAGGATTTTATTAGACCTTGCAATACCACCATACAAATTTGATTATGAGCCTTTGAGAAGAGAAGTTAACAAAGAATGGATTTTAGTTGCAGGTTTTCTACAAAGATGTGATCATTATGCTTCGTGGTGTGAAGAAGAAGGGAAAGAAGAAGAATTAGACAAGGTGGAAATTGACCCTATGAATAAAAATGCGATAGATAGCAGTATACTTACCAAAGTAGGGGAAAGTGCCTGGCAATTTGTAGCATTGAATAATAAATTGGACAAAAATATTATATTAATTGCACCCACTGGTTATGGGAAAACTGAATTTGCGTTTTTGTGGTCAAATGGTGAAAAATTTTTCTACACTCTTCCTATTCGATCAGCAGTCAATAATACTTATGAAAGAGCAAAAGGAATATTTGGCGATGATAAAACTGGAGTTTTGCATTCAGATATTGATTTGTATTTGTTAAATAAAGCTTCTGATGAAGCTGATGTAATGAAAATTTACGAACTTGCAAAACAACTTTCGTATCCTGCAATAATTTCAACAGGAGACCAGTTTTTCCCTTATGCTCTAAGACCTCCAGGCTTTGAAAAGTTATTTGCTACTCTTTCTTATTCCCGACTTGTAATTGATGAAATACAGGCGTATGATCCAAAAGCATGTGCCATAATAACGAAGTTTATTGAAATGTTGTATAAAATTGGAGGAAAATTTTTACTTATGACTGCTACAATGCCCAAATTTATAGAACACAGAATAAGAGAATTGATTCCTTCTTTTAATGATCAAGTAGAAGAAGTAAATATTTATAAAAAAGAAAAAAGGCATTTAGAGAAAATTTACAAACACAAGTTAAGACTTGAACTAATAAAAAGCAAAACAGATTCTACGGCAGATTTCAGATTACCAGAGGAGAAAATTGATGAAATACTTGAACAAGCCAAAAGAGGTAAAAGAGTACTTGTTATTTTGAATACTGTGGCTTTTGCTCAAGAAGTTTATAAAAAGCTAAAAGAAAAAGCTTCTGGAGAGATTCGAAATAACATCTTTTTGCTTCATTCTCGTTTTACTTTAAATGATAAAGAGATAAAAGAAAGGGAATATATTAAATCATTTTACAATCCAAAATCTGTACATGAAAATGTCGGTAAAATTCTTGTTTCTACACAGGTGGTTGAGGCTTCACTTGATATTGATGCAGATGTTTTGTTTACAGAAATATGCCCTCTTGATGCATTGGTTCAGAGAATGGGAAGAGTTTTGAGAAGGTATTTTTATAGGAACGGAAAAGTAATTAATAAGAGCAATAATGATGAGCATGAGTTGTCTGAAATGTTTAAAGCATTTGAAAAGGAACCAAGTGGTGAACCAAATGTTCATGTATTCATTTTTGATGATAAGTTACAATCAGGTGGAGATTTAGTTTATCCTAAGGAACTTGTAAAACTTTCTCTTGCATGGTTATGGAAGGAAAGTCAAAAAAATAATTTGGACACTCTCTTAAATGAAGTTTCTCAGTTCAAAGAAGACGATATTGATTATGATAAAAAAATAGAAGAAAAGATTTTTCAACAAGAATTTTTAGATTTATTGGAAAACATATCTCAAAAGAGCGGTAAAAAGAAGAATAAAAAGAATCAGGAAAGTAATGTATATGATACAATAGTTGAAAATAATGATTGGTTATCTAAGATAGACAAAACCGAAATTGAGTTATCAGAGTATGAGAAATATGTATTGGTTTCTTTATTTTATAGTACATTAAAACAAAATGGTACCTATTTAAGGAGTTATTATGATACACTTGATATTCTTGAAGCAGGCTGGATGTCTGAGAAAAAATCAGAGGCTGAGAAGATCTTTAGAAATATCTTTAGTCTTCAAGTTGTTCCAGAGGAATATTTAGAAAAGTTTGAAGCGGACATTTTAAATTTTATTAGTAAAGAAGAAGCGACACCATCAGAAAAGAAGTTATTATTTACACGTTTTAAAAAAGATGTTCTGGCAAAATATGTAGTAAATCAACCATTTGAAAGAGGATTAACTCCTGTAATTAAAAGATTAAACTTGAAATTCAATAACAATAATTGGGAAATCAGATTACAGCGATGGTTATCAGATATCTATGTTTCTTCACATAAATACAATGAGGAATTAGGACTATTGAAAAATGAAAGATATGACATTGAAAATTATATAGTGTAA
- a CDS encoding IS110 family RNA-guided transposase has protein sequence MPNTLIVGIDISSQSNSIFFIDDAGNHLIKKPFSLPNNQEGANELIKRVIDCLSQYNLSCIKFGMEATSHYTWHLHLHLASSSELLPYKPTFYVLNPSIVKGFKKIYTFLPKTDNIDAIVIAECVRFSKLNPTPLPDFKFAALQRLTRMRYHLVHNLTREKNRALNLIYLKFSTYSQECPFSDIFGKASCAIIENFTPDDIASMPLEDLIKFVSDNGNNRLSDVNKIAEILKTAANRSFRLHPLLAEANDLALSMTLENIRFMQEQLKKLDKEISKLLKAFSQTLTTVPGIGDVLAAGIIAEIGDIKRFKNEAALAKYSGLVWTQYQSGNFNAQDVSLAKCGNQYLRYYLVEAANCVRVHTVRYKAFYNKKFSEVTKHQHKRALVLTARRLIPLIFAMLSKGQIYQERGDVYNT, from the coding sequence TTGCCTAATACATTAATCGTGGGCATTGATATCAGTAGTCAGTCAAATTCTATCTTCTTCATCGATGATGCCGGTAATCACTTGATTAAAAAACCTTTTTCCTTGCCTAACAATCAAGAAGGCGCTAACGAATTAATCAAAAGAGTTATTGATTGTCTCAGCCAGTATAATCTATCCTGTATTAAGTTTGGCATGGAAGCAACTTCACATTACACATGGCATCTTCACCTTCATCTTGCTTCTTCTTCTGAACTACTACCTTACAAACCAACCTTCTACGTACTTAACCCAAGCATCGTCAAAGGATTTAAAAAAATCTACACTTTCTTGCCTAAGACAGATAATATTGACGCTATCGTTATTGCTGAATGTGTCAGGTTCAGTAAACTAAATCCAACACCTTTGCCAGATTTTAAATTTGCTGCACTGCAACGCCTTACCAGAATGCGCTACCACCTTGTTCATAATCTAACTCGCGAAAAAAACAGAGCTCTCAATCTCATATACCTTAAATTCTCTACTTATTCTCAAGAGTGCCCATTTTCAGATATCTTCGGTAAGGCATCTTGCGCTATCATCGAAAACTTTACACCTGATGATATCGCTTCTATGCCTTTAGAAGACTTAATTAAATTCGTATCCGATAACGGCAACAATAGACTCTCAGATGTTAATAAAATTGCTGAAATACTTAAAACTGCTGCTAATCGCTCCTTTAGATTACATCCTCTGTTGGCTGAGGCAAATGATTTAGCTTTGTCTATGACACTTGAAAACATTAGATTTATGCAAGAACAACTCAAAAAACTTGACAAAGAAATCTCAAAACTTCTTAAAGCTTTCTCTCAAACATTAACAACCGTTCCTGGCATAGGTGACGTTCTCGCAGCCGGCATCATCGCTGAAATCGGTGATATCAAGCGCTTCAAAAATGAAGCTGCTTTAGCTAAATACTCTGGCCTGGTTTGGACTCAATATCAGTCAGGCAATTTCAATGCCCAAGATGTCTCATTAGCTAAGTGTGGTAACCAATACCTGAGATACTATCTTGTTGAAGCTGCTAACTGTGTAAGGGTGCACACAGTACGCTACAAAGCTTTCTACAACAAGAAGTTCTCAGAGGTTACCAAACACCAGCATAAACGTGCCCTCGTCCTCACCGCAAGACGCTTAATTCCTCTGATCTTTGCAATGCTCAGCAAAGGTCAAATATATCAAGAAAGAGGTGATGTTTACAATACTTAG
- the cmr6 gene encoding type III-B CRISPR module RAMP protein Cmr6, with translation MTKQHKRNKPEWNSQTNPQFHSAIVELDNLALAFSKGISVEIRKKKVCEINQEYKRDFFQQLFKGRKKDNFPLIEHQLFNKMKKIEEHLLSNHFVKVVDASFKNISRLVVGLGSEHVFETSLTLDYIWGIPYLPSSAVKGICKATAFWEIVSYSLKLKNYDKKESQEGNSQNEIDELTKYVFQNLYNEDIHFENNKSSELNDTEKTILLCKLIFGAQNFEGLLTFLDAYPQNLSEVADIFDLDVINSHYYEYYNNPENNPAGDWYNPQPVYFLTVKPGIEFKFCVFFDQFRAEKLIKSFRAGNIYSELIEMFKKDNFKFIRNIIETSLKSYGIGAKTRLGYGLFE, from the coding sequence ATGACAAAACAACACAAGAGGAATAAGCCGGAGTGGAATTCACAAACGAATCCACAGTTTCATTCAGCCATTGTCGAACTTGATAACTTAGCTCTTGCTTTTTCTAAAGGAATTTCGGTGGAAATTCGCAAGAAAAAAGTTTGCGAAATAAACCAAGAATATAAAAGAGATTTTTTTCAACAACTATTTAAAGGCAGAAAAAAAGATAATTTTCCCCTTATTGAGCATCAACTATTTAATAAAATGAAAAAAATAGAAGAGCATTTGCTTTCTAATCATTTTGTAAAAGTAGTTGATGCCAGCTTTAAAAATATTTCGAGACTTGTTGTAGGTTTAGGATCCGAACATGTTTTCGAAACATCCTTAACTCTTGATTATATTTGGGGAATCCCTTATTTACCTTCATCCGCTGTCAAAGGTATATGTAAGGCTACTGCATTCTGGGAAATAGTTTCTTATTCTTTAAAATTGAAAAACTATGATAAAAAAGAATCTCAAGAAGGAAATTCTCAAAATGAGATTGATGAATTAACAAAATATGTTTTTCAGAATTTATACAATGAGGATATTCATTTTGAAAATAACAAATCATCAGAACTTAATGACACTGAGAAAACAATCTTATTATGCAAACTTATATTTGGTGCACAGAACTTTGAAGGGTTACTCACATTTTTAGATGCATACCCCCAAAATTTATCAGAAGTAGCTGATATATTCGATTTAGATGTAATAAACTCTCATTACTATGAATATTATAATAATCCCGAAAATAACCCTGCTGGAGACTGGTATAATCCACAACCCGTGTACTTTCTAACAGTAAAACCAGGAATTGAATTTAAGTTCTGTGTATTTTTTGATCAATTTCGCGCTGAGAAGTTAATAAAATCTTTTAGGGCAGGAAATATTTATTCTGAACTAATTGAAATGTTTAAAAAAGATAATTTTAAATTTATTAGAAATATTATAGAAACTTCCTTAAAATCTTATGGCATAGGTGCAAAAACACGTTTAGGTTATGGTTTGTTTGAATAG
- a CDS encoding ISNCY family transposase has translation MTNFIKAQKQKFLKIFMTIEKVIKDLGLKIKNNKRGRPKKFKLSHIIACFVYKVKNRINSFRELEYKINEDEEFRKVIGIEKSPDHSYFSKWAKMIEEEYIEAIARILVREIDPKTRVCAIDSTPLRSSRGDREAGVGRCVSLGFYNGYKLHVLATVEDEVIPIVWWLTCANIHDSKAVELLYEAKIFGPDVILADAGYDCTKWFDVADRLGIKFVAGINKRNTKDFNNVKNILRAQNIEFLRSKEGQRVYKQRIKIERLFGKLKGEYNLEQVRLRGFRTYKRHVDWIMVTYLIELYIQKIENCKFSFKYAWNNL, from the coding sequence ATGACTAATTTTATTAAAGCACAAAAACAAAAATTTTTAAAGATATTTATGACAATTGAAAAAGTAATAAAAGATTTAGGATTGAAGATAAAAAACAACAAAAGAGGAAGACCGAAGAAATTTAAGCTGAGCCATATAATAGCTTGTTTTGTTTATAAAGTCAAAAATAGGATAAACAGCTTTAGGGAATTAGAGTACAAGATAAATGAAGATGAAGAATTTAGAAAGGTCATAGGAATAGAAAAGAGCCCCGATCATTCATATTTTTCAAAATGGGCTAAAATGATTGAAGAAGAATATATAGAAGCAATAGCAAGAATTTTAGTAAGAGAAATAGATCCCAAGACAAGAGTTTGTGCTATAGATTCTACACCTTTGAGAAGCTCGAGGGGTGATAGAGAAGCAGGAGTAGGAAGATGTGTTAGTTTAGGTTTTTACAATGGGTATAAATTACATGTGCTAGCAACAGTTGAAGATGAGGTCATACCGATAGTATGGTGGTTGACATGTGCAAATATTCATGATAGTAAAGCGGTAGAACTTTTGTATGAAGCTAAGATATTTGGACCTGATGTAATATTAGCAGATGCAGGTTATGATTGTACAAAGTGGTTTGATGTGGCTGATAGACTTGGAATAAAGTTTGTAGCGGGTATAAATAAGAGAAATACTAAGGATTTTAACAATGTCAAAAATATTCTGAGAGCACAAAACATAGAATTTTTAAGAAGTAAAGAAGGACAAAGAGTATATAAGCAAAGGATAAAAATTGAAAGATTATTTGGGAAGCTGAAAGGAGAATATAATTTAGAACAAGTACGGCTAAGAGGTTTTAGAACATATAAGAGACATGTTGACTGGATAATGGTTACTTATTTGATAGAGCTTTATATTCAAAAAATTGAAAACTGTAAATTTTCTTTTAAATATGCATGGAATAATTTATAG
- the cas1b gene encoding type I-B CRISPR-associated endonuclease Cas1b — protein sequence MQKTLYINSNGRLRRKENTLYFETETEKRAVDIENIEQIHIFGEVDLNTRALNYISQYGIVLHFYNYYGFYAGSFMPRKKNVSGDVVVRQALHYLDRDKRMFLAYCFVESAVYHMMRNLRERKEAEAFLNAIEDEWENGRFNISSIPELMGLEGRVRNIYYSSFNQFLPEDFYMERREKRPPTNPINALISFGNSLIYSTILTEIYHTQLDPSISFLHEPGEKRFSLSLDISEIFKPLIVDSVIFKLLNNRQITLEHFDEDLNYCYLNQEGRKIFIKELQNKLETTVRHRQLNRNVSYKGYIRLECYKLIKHFIGDSVYSPLKAWW from the coding sequence ATGCAAAAGACGCTTTATATAAATTCGAATGGAAGACTTCGAAGAAAAGAAAACACCCTGTACTTTGAGACAGAAACCGAAAAGAGGGCTGTTGACATTGAAAACATTGAACAAATTCATATATTTGGTGAGGTTGATTTGAATACCAGGGCATTGAACTATATCTCCCAGTATGGTATAGTTCTTCACTTTTACAACTACTATGGCTTTTATGCAGGAAGCTTTATGCCACGAAAGAAAAATGTCTCGGGTGATGTGGTTGTTCGGCAGGCACTACACTATCTTGACAGGGATAAAAGAATGTTTTTAGCATACTGCTTTGTAGAATCAGCAGTTTATCATATGATGAGAAACTTGAGAGAGAGAAAAGAAGCTGAGGCTTTTTTGAATGCTATTGAAGACGAATGGGAAAATGGCAGGTTTAATATTTCGAGCATACCAGAGCTTATGGGGCTTGAGGGAAGGGTGAGGAACATTTACTATTCATCTTTCAATCAATTTTTGCCAGAAGATTTTTACATGGAAAGACGTGAAAAAAGACCACCAACAAACCCCATAAATGCGTTGATTTCTTTCGGGAATAGCCTAATATACAGCACCATTTTGACAGAAATATATCACACACAGCTTGACCCGAGCATAAGTTTTTTGCATGAACCGGGCGAAAAGAGATTTTCTCTGAGCCTTGACATTTCGGAGATTTTTAAGCCACTTATTGTGGACAGTGTAATTTTCAAACTTCTAAACAATCGTCAGATTACACTTGAACACTTTGATGAGGACTTGAATTATTGCTATTTGAATCAAGAAGGAAGAAAGATTTTTATAAAAGAGCTTCAGAACAAACTTGAAACAACAGTTCGCCACAGGCAGCTTAACAGAAATGTATCTTACAAAGGTTATATAAGGCTTGAGTGCTACAAGTTAATAAAGCACTTTATAGGTGATAGTGTCTACTCACCTCTGAAGGCATGGTGGTAA
- the cas2 gene encoding CRISPR-associated endonuclease Cas2 encodes MFVIVTYDVNEKRVNKVRKILKKYFTWVQNSVFEGEITYGKLEKCKRELFSVIEKDEDSVYFYEMEYKIVCNKKVLGQEKNYDSIIL; translated from the coding sequence ATTTTTGTAATCGTGACATATGATGTGAATGAAAAGCGTGTAAACAAGGTTCGAAAGATTTTGAAAAAGTATTTCACATGGGTACAGAACTCTGTATTTGAAGGTGAAATAACATACGGAAAGCTTGAAAAATGCAAACGCGAACTTTTTTCTGTGATAGAGAAGGACGAGGATTCAGTGTATTTTTATGAAATGGAATATAAAATTGTGTGCAACAAAAAAGTACTTGGACAGGAGAAAAACTATGATTCCATAATACTGTAA
- a CDS encoding IS110 family RNA-guided transposase, whose translation MNLKPIAGIDVAKYFSEMVIISPTNEIIARLTIRHNNPSDFDRAIEILKKVEEDFAARPIIVMEATGHYHKILSRFFTSNGWDVSIINPIQSNSIKNAGVRKVKNDKTDALWIALTFRLTDSTVVQPSSEILDCLKNLCRQYYNLSDELTSYKYRLTSVVDQIMLNFKEVFPDICSKTSLAILENYPTPTDILGADSEKLISIIQLTSKKSYQWAKEKYELLVAKAKQFQPFSISDLATVTMLKVYINMVLNLQQNIDKIFEAINQLVQQSSQSQPSLMENINLLQSIPGIGFLSAATILAEIGDFEKFSKPNKLVAFFGVDPSVNQSGQFVGTKNKMSKRGSKILRRILFTIALANIRTKRNSKPCNPVLFEYYQKKCQQKPKKVALGAVMRKIICIIFAVMRDKKPFELRTPEEHIQKYFNKTAVCSA comes from the coding sequence ATGAATCTAAAACCTATTGCCGGGATTGATGTAGCCAAGTATTTCAGCGAAATGGTGATTATATCTCCTACAAATGAAATAATTGCCCGCTTGACTATCCGTCACAATAATCCCTCTGATTTTGATAGGGCTATTGAAATCCTTAAAAAAGTTGAAGAGGATTTCGCAGCACGCCCTATCATCGTCATGGAAGCCACAGGGCATTACCACAAAATCCTCTCCCGCTTCTTTACTTCTAATGGCTGGGATGTTTCAATTATCAATCCCATCCAATCTAATTCTATCAAAAATGCGGGAGTTAGAAAAGTAAAAAATGATAAAACCGATGCCCTGTGGATTGCATTAACTTTTAGACTTACTGACTCTACTGTAGTACAACCTTCATCTGAAATCCTCGACTGCTTGAAAAACCTATGCCGCCAGTATTACAACCTCAGTGATGAACTAACCTCTTACAAATACAGACTTACTTCTGTCGTCGATCAAATTATGCTCAATTTCAAAGAGGTCTTCCCTGACATTTGTTCTAAAACATCCTTGGCTATACTTGAAAACTACCCAACTCCAACCGATATCTTAGGCGCTGACAGCGAAAAACTTATTTCCATCATTCAGCTAACCTCTAAAAAAAGCTATCAATGGGCCAAAGAAAAATATGAATTACTTGTCGCAAAAGCTAAACAGTTTCAACCTTTTTCTATATCAGACTTAGCAACTGTTACTATGCTTAAAGTCTATATTAACATGGTCCTGAATTTACAGCAGAATATCGACAAAATTTTTGAAGCCATAAATCAACTTGTTCAGCAATCTTCGCAATCTCAGCCTTCACTCATGGAAAATATTAACCTCCTTCAATCTATCCCCGGCATAGGTTTTCTATCCGCTGCAACTATCCTTGCTGAAATAGGTGATTTCGAAAAATTTTCAAAACCCAACAAGCTTGTTGCTTTCTTTGGTGTAGATCCTTCCGTAAATCAATCGGGGCAATTTGTTGGCACAAAAAATAAAATGTCTAAACGTGGTTCTAAAATCTTGCGAAGAATCTTATTTACAATTGCTCTTGCCAATATCAGAACAAAAAGAAATTCTAAACCTTGTAATCCTGTATTATTCGAATACTATCAGAAAAAGTGCCAACAAAAGCCCAAAAAAGTTGCATTAGGTGCTGTTATGAGAAAAATTATTTGTATTATCTTTGCTGTTATGCGCGATAAAAAACCTTTTGAACTTAGAACTCCAGAAGAACATATTCAAAAATACTTTAATAAAACTGCAGTTTGTAGTGCATAA